A stretch of the Chitiniphilus purpureus genome encodes the following:
- a CDS encoding ABC transporter ATP-binding protein produces the protein MFNWFEKRVHPYPEAPPTQPPGRFFAFIWAGTAGMRGLILIMMLLTAAIGAFEALLFSMLGSVVDWLADVPPAELWTQHRGKLLLLLAILLVSPVLIALQALCKYQALAGNFPMRLRWIFHRHLLGQSMSFYQDEFAGRVAAKVMQTALAVRETVMIITDILVFVLIYFVTMLLVLGQFDWLLVWPFLVWLAGYMAAVWYFVPRLGKAATAQADARSLMTGRVTDAYANIATVKLFSHNQREAGFVKSAMQEFMQTAYRQMRLVSGFEIVNHTLSVLLITGIAGMSLWLWQQGTVGIGGVAAATAMALRLNGISHWIMWEMSNLFEQIGTVQDGIATLSRPIAITDHEHARPLTVSRGEIRFEQVRFGYDGKQPIIDAFDLTIRPGEKVGLVGRSGAGKSTLVNLLLRFYDVQQGRILIDGQDIAQVTQDSLRAQIGMVTQDTSLLHRSVRDNLLYGRPDAGEAEMIAAARRAEAHEFILELADPKGRTGYDAHVGERGVKLSGGQRQRIAIARVMLKDAPILLLDEATSALDSEVEAAIQGSLYRLMEGKTVVAIAHRLSTIAAMDRLIVVDKGVIVEEGDHASLLARNGLYARLWAHQSGGFLGEEAGEEAAAG, from the coding sequence ATGTTCAACTGGTTCGAGAAACGAGTCCATCCCTACCCCGAAGCGCCGCCCACCCAACCCCCGGGCCGCTTCTTCGCCTTCATCTGGGCCGGTACCGCCGGCATGCGCGGCCTGATCCTGATCATGATGCTGCTCACCGCCGCCATCGGTGCCTTCGAAGCATTGCTGTTCAGCATGCTCGGCTCGGTGGTCGACTGGCTGGCGGACGTGCCGCCTGCCGAGTTGTGGACGCAGCATCGGGGCAAGCTGTTGTTGCTGCTGGCGATCCTGCTCGTCAGCCCGGTGCTGATCGCGCTGCAGGCGTTGTGCAAATACCAGGCGCTTGCCGGCAACTTCCCGATGCGGCTGCGCTGGATCTTCCACCGCCACCTGCTCGGCCAGAGCATGAGCTTCTACCAGGACGAATTCGCCGGACGGGTGGCGGCCAAGGTGATGCAGACCGCGCTCGCGGTGCGCGAGACGGTGATGATCATCACCGACATCCTGGTGTTCGTACTGATCTATTTCGTCACCATGTTGCTGGTGCTGGGCCAGTTCGATTGGCTGCTGGTATGGCCGTTCCTGGTGTGGCTCGCCGGCTACATGGCCGCGGTCTGGTATTTCGTGCCGCGACTGGGCAAGGCCGCCACCGCGCAGGCCGATGCACGCAGCCTGATGACCGGGCGCGTCACCGATGCCTACGCCAACATCGCCACGGTGAAGCTGTTCTCGCACAACCAGCGCGAAGCCGGCTTCGTGAAGAGCGCGATGCAGGAATTCATGCAGACGGCCTATCGGCAGATGCGGCTGGTGAGCGGCTTCGAGATCGTCAACCACACCTTGAGCGTGCTGCTGATCACCGGCATCGCCGGCATGTCGCTGTGGCTCTGGCAGCAGGGCACGGTCGGCATCGGCGGTGTCGCGGCCGCAACCGCGATGGCGCTGCGGCTGAATGGCATCTCGCATTGGATCATGTGGGAGATGTCCAATCTGTTCGAGCAGATCGGCACGGTGCAGGACGGCATCGCCACGCTGTCGCGCCCCATCGCCATCACCGACCACGAGCATGCCAGGCCGCTCACCGTCAGCCGCGGCGAGATCCGCTTCGAGCAGGTGCGCTTCGGCTACGACGGCAAGCAGCCGATCATCGATGCATTCGACCTGACCATCCGCCCCGGCGAGAAGGTCGGACTGGTGGGACGCTCGGGCGCCGGCAAGTCCACGCTGGTCAACCTGCTGCTGCGCTTTTACGACGTGCAGCAAGGCCGCATCCTGATCGATGGCCAGGACATCGCGCAGGTGACGCAGGACAGCCTGCGCGCGCAGATCGGCATGGTGACGCAGGATACGTCGCTGCTGCACCGTTCGGTGCGCGACAACCTGCTGTACGGCCGCCCGGACGCCGGCGAGGCCGAGATGATCGCTGCGGCCCGGCGCGCCGAGGCACACGAGTTCATCCTCGAACTGGCCGATCCCAAGGGGCGCACCGGATACGACGCGCACGTCGGCGAGCGCGGGGTGAAGCTGTCGGGCGGGCAGCGTCAACGCATCGCCATCGCCCGCGTCATGCTCAAGGACGCGCCTATCCTGCTGCTGGACGAAGCCACCAGCGCGCTCGACTCGGAAGTGGAGGCCGCGATCCAGGGCAGCCTGTACCGGCTGATGGAGGGCAAGACCGTGGTGGCGATCGCCCACCGTCTTTCCACCATCGCCGCGATGGACCGGCTGATCGTGGTGGACAAGGGGGTGATCGTCGAGGAGGGCGACCACGCCAGCCTGCTGGCGCGCAATGGGCTGTACGCGCGGCTGTGGGCACACCAGAGCGGTGGTTTCCTCGGCGAGGAGGCCGGCGAAGAGGCTGCGGCGGGCTGA
- a CDS encoding FAD-dependent oxidoreductase: protein MSDVFQFLNVPRNPGEKVPVEKRKFVFREIYEPLARPEAGEQASRCLSCGNPYCEWECPVHNYIPNWLQLVKEGKLFEAAELSHKTNSLPEICGRVCPQDRLCEGACTLNQGGFGAVSIGSVEKYITDEAFKQGWRPDMSQVVWTDKKVAVIGAGPAGLGCADILVRNGVRPVVFDRYEEIGGLLTFGIPEFKLEKDVIATRRKVMEEMGVEFRLNTEIGRDVSIDELLRDYDAVFMGMGAYKYMKGGFDGESLPGVLEALPFLINNVRNNLGTLPEGEAFVSMAGKRVVVLGGGDTAMDCNRTSIRQGAKRVICAYRRDEENMPGSKREVANAKEEGVEFQWNSQPVGIERNADGSLRLKLVTTQLGAPDEKGRRRPEVVAGSERGIDCDHVIVAFGFQAERPDWFDAASIQTDEWSRTVAPFKQRYQHQTSNPKVFAGGDQVRGADLVVRAVYEGRQAAEGILAYLQVW, encoded by the coding sequence ATGTCCGACGTATTCCAGTTTCTGAACGTGCCGCGCAATCCCGGCGAGAAGGTGCCGGTGGAAAAGCGCAAGTTCGTGTTCCGCGAGATCTACGAGCCGTTGGCCCGGCCCGAAGCCGGTGAGCAGGCAAGCCGCTGTCTGTCGTGTGGCAATCCCTACTGCGAGTGGGAATGCCCGGTGCACAACTACATCCCGAACTGGCTGCAGCTCGTCAAGGAAGGCAAGTTGTTCGAGGCGGCCGAGCTGTCGCACAAGACCAACTCGCTGCCCGAGATCTGTGGCCGCGTCTGTCCGCAGGATCGCCTGTGCGAAGGTGCCTGCACGCTGAACCAGGGCGGTTTCGGCGCCGTGTCGATCGGCTCGGTCGAGAAATACATCACCGACGAGGCGTTCAAGCAGGGCTGGCGCCCCGACATGAGTCAGGTGGTGTGGACCGACAAGAAGGTCGCCGTGATCGGCGCTGGCCCAGCGGGCTTGGGTTGCGCCGACATCCTGGTGCGCAACGGCGTCAGGCCCGTGGTGTTCGACCGCTACGAAGAGATCGGCGGCCTGCTGACCTTCGGTATTCCCGAGTTCAAGCTCGAAAAGGACGTGATCGCCACCCGCCGCAAGGTGATGGAGGAGATGGGCGTCGAATTCCGCCTCAACACCGAGATCGGCCGCGACGTGTCGATTGACGAGTTGCTGCGCGACTACGACGCTGTGTTCATGGGCATGGGCGCGTACAAGTACATGAAGGGCGGCTTCGACGGCGAAAGCCTACCAGGCGTGCTTGAGGCGCTGCCGTTCCTGATCAACAACGTGCGCAACAACCTGGGTACGCTGCCCGAGGGCGAAGCCTTCGTCAGCATGGCCGGCAAGCGCGTGGTGGTGCTCGGTGGCGGCGATACCGCGATGGACTGCAACCGCACGTCGATCCGGCAGGGTGCCAAGCGCGTGATCTGCGCCTATCGCCGCGACGAGGAGAACATGCCCGGCTCCAAGCGCGAGGTGGCCAACGCCAAGGAAGAGGGCGTCGAATTCCAGTGGAACAGCCAGCCGGTCGGCATCGAGCGGAACGCTGACGGCTCGCTCAGGCTCAAGCTGGTCACCACCCAGCTGGGTGCGCCGGACGAGAAGGGCCGGCGTCGGCCCGAAGTGGTGGCAGGTTCGGAGCGCGGCATCGACTGCGATCACGTGATCGTCGCCTTCGGCTTCCAGGCCGAACGCCCGGACTGGTTCGACGCCGCCAGCATCCAGACCGACGAGTGGAGCCGCACCGTCGCACCGTTCAAGCAGCGCTATCAGCACCAGACCAGCAATCCCAAGGTCTTTGCCGGCGGTGACCAGGTGCGCGGCGCGGATCTGGTGGTGCGCGCGGTCTACGAAGGCCGTCAGGCGGCCGAAGGCATCCTGGCGTATCTGCAGGTCTGGTAA
- the murB gene encoding UDP-N-acetylmuramate dehydrogenase, with protein sequence MPLPIQTDVDLRYSNTLGLAARASHLAVLREPAQLAVLAADPALARMPWHVLGGGSNLVLPEVVPGLTLKVEIAGRRVLGEDGQAVYVAAGGGEPWHDFVQWTLAQGWGGLENLSLIPGTVGAAPIQNIGAYGVEVKDVLFELSAYRLVDGERRVFGNAECAFGYRDSVFKQGEAGRWLIGEVVFRLPRSPVLRTGYGEIDAELAAAGLPHTPAGVAQAVINVRRRKLPDPALLGNAGSFFKNPLVPAATRDALLAEHPTLVSYPMPDGSHKLAAGWLIEEAGWKGRNLGPVGMYARQALVLVNHGGAARADVAALTAAVQASVAQRFGVSLEPEPVWW encoded by the coding sequence ATGCCCCTGCCGATCCAGACCGATGTCGACCTGCGCTACAGCAATACGCTGGGTCTGGCCGCGCGCGCCAGCCACCTTGCGGTGCTGCGCGAGCCGGCGCAGCTGGCTGTGCTGGCTGCCGACCCGGCCCTTGCCCGCATGCCATGGCACGTGCTGGGCGGTGGCAGCAATCTGGTTCTGCCCGAGGTGGTGCCGGGCCTGACGCTTAAGGTCGAGATCGCCGGGCGCCGGGTGCTCGGCGAGGACGGACAGGCGGTGTACGTGGCTGCGGGCGGCGGTGAGCCGTGGCACGACTTCGTGCAGTGGACGCTGGCGCAGGGCTGGGGTGGGCTGGAGAACCTGTCGCTGATCCCGGGCACCGTCGGTGCCGCGCCGATCCAGAACATCGGCGCCTACGGTGTCGAGGTGAAGGATGTGCTGTTCGAGCTGTCCGCCTACCGGCTGGTCGACGGCGAGCGGCGGGTATTCGGCAATGCCGAGTGCGCGTTCGGCTACCGCGACAGCGTCTTCAAGCAGGGCGAGGCCGGGCGCTGGCTGATCGGCGAGGTGGTGTTCCGCTTGCCCAGGTCGCCCGTGCTGCGCACCGGCTACGGCGAGATCGACGCCGAGCTGGCCGCCGCTGGGCTGCCGCACACCCCGGCAGGGGTGGCACAGGCGGTGATCAATGTGCGTCGGCGCAAGCTGCCCGATCCGGCGCTGCTCGGCAATGCCGGCAGCTTCTTCAAGAACCCGCTGGTCCCGGCCGCGACGCGCGATGCCTTGCTGGCCGAGCATCCCACGCTGGTGTCCTATCCGATGCCCGACGGGAGCCACAAGCTCGCGGCCGGCTGGCTGATCGAAGAGGCGGGCTGGAAGGGCCGCAATCTCGGCCCGGTGGGCATGTACGCGCGCCAGGCGTTGGTGCTGGTGAACCACGGCGGCGCCGCGCGCGCCGACGTGGCGGCGTTGACCGCGGCGGTGCAGGCGTCGGTGGCGCAGCGCTTCGGTGTATCGCTGGAGCCCGAACCCGTCTGGTGGTAG
- the gltB gene encoding glutamate synthase large subunit, with protein sequence MDRQSWLEGTLYSPQFEQDSCGFGLIAQMDDQPSHWLVSTAISSLACLTHRGAVAADGKSGDGCGLLFRKPDGFLRAVAREAGITLAERYAAGLVFHDTATAVGDTSIRNLKAAIEGQGLVFAGLRAVPVNPEACGEYALRMLPTIAQVFVNAPAGMDDDAFDRKLYQARRVAEKANQADASFYIPTLNSKVLSYKGLVTPDNLPVFYLDLKDERFESSLAVYHQRFSTNTWPQWKLAQPFRFVAHNGEINTLHGNRLWAKAREAIMDSSLLDMETVRPIVQTDGSDSMSLDNMLEGLMMGGIDVFRAFRMLVPPAWQNVDSNDRDLRAFYEYNSMHMEPWDGPAGLVWTNGRYAGCALDRNGLRPARYVITRDRHLTIASEVGTWPYKPEDVVQKGRVKPGQIVAVDLATGEFLDTETIDSRLKAAKPYREWVKKHAQHLEIAEDKGILPAMDKVERLTYQKQFQLTFEERDQVIRVLAEAGQEAVGSMGDDTPMAVLSEKVRSPFDYLRQQFAQVTNPPIDPIREAIVMSLNTCFGPERNLFNESEVNARRLEVRSPVLSSDKFDALTGMSDPDYKSARFDIFYDPAQTDLKTAVEALRAAVLRSVREDGTVIVVLSDKAIARDRLPIHALFAVGAVHHALVDAGLRCKTNIIVETGTARDPHHFACLIGYGATAVFPYLAYQTIMELIELGQVELPLEKAANNFRKGINKGLMKILSKMGISTIASYRGAQLFEAVGVGEEVIGLCLDGTVSRIGGATFADFEEDQKKLTRLAFNPMRPLQQGGLLKYVFGEEYHAYNPDVVMQLQKAVQGGDYKEYLKYADLVNNRPVAMLRDLMQLRIDPAKAIAIDEVEPLESIVKRFDSAGMSLGALSPEAHEALAEGMNRLGGRSNSGEGGEDAARYGTVKMSKIKQVASGRFGVTPHYLVNAEVLQIKVAQGAKPGEGGQLPGDKVSPLIAKLRCSKPGISLISPPPHHDIYSIEDLAQLIFDLKQVNPQALVSVKLVAEPGVGTIAAGVAKAYADLITISGYDGGTGASPLTSVKYAGTPFELGLTEAQQVLRANGLRGRVRVQADGGLKTGLDVIKAAAMGAESFGFGTGPMVALGCKYLRICHLNNCATGVATQEIKLRSKYFTGLPDMVVNYFTFIAQETRELMAKLGIRTFEELIGRTDLLVLADGATERQRRLRLDVLLSQGDIPESEPRFCVEDSNPSFDKGELAEQMVKDALAGIKARTPQRFEYRIRNINRSIGARLSGEIAKAHGAAGLPADCLHIKLAGSAGQSFGVWNAQGLTLELEGDANDYVGKGMAGGRVVIYPPKDSTFKSDDGVIVGNTCLYGATGGELYAAGRGGERFAVRNSGATAIVEGVGDHGCEYMTGGAVIVLGETGYNFGAGMTGGFALVHDPKEKFAYRINNELIDINLINGEAYGAVRAFLRDKLKLHVELTGSSKAAELLANFDEAVDYFWLVKPKAAKLDDLLKD encoded by the coding sequence ATGGATAGACAAAGCTGGTTGGAGGGCACGTTATATAGCCCGCAGTTCGAACAGGATAGCTGCGGGTTCGGCCTGATTGCACAGATGGACGACCAGCCCTCGCACTGGCTTGTATCCACCGCGATCAGCTCGCTTGCCTGCCTGACCCACCGTGGTGCCGTCGCCGCCGATGGCAAATCGGGTGACGGCTGTGGTCTGCTGTTCCGCAAGCCCGATGGCTTTTTGCGTGCCGTGGCCCGGGAGGCCGGCATCACCCTGGCCGAGCGCTATGCCGCCGGGCTGGTGTTCCATGACACCGCCACCGCGGTGGGCGACACCTCCATCCGCAACCTGAAGGCCGCCATCGAAGGGCAGGGCCTGGTGTTCGCCGGCCTGCGTGCCGTGCCTGTCAATCCGGAGGCATGCGGCGAATACGCGCTGCGCATGCTGCCCACCATCGCCCAGGTGTTCGTCAATGCCCCCGCCGGCATGGACGACGATGCGTTCGACCGCAAGCTCTACCAGGCGCGCCGCGTGGCCGAGAAGGCCAATCAGGCCGATGCCTCGTTCTATATCCCGACGCTCAATTCCAAGGTGCTGTCGTACAAGGGGCTCGTCACGCCGGACAACCTGCCGGTGTTCTACCTCGACCTGAAGGACGAGCGCTTCGAGTCGAGCCTTGCCGTCTACCACCAGCGCTTCTCGACCAACACCTGGCCGCAGTGGAAGCTCGCGCAGCCGTTCCGCTTCGTGGCGCACAACGGCGAGATCAACACGCTGCACGGCAACCGGCTGTGGGCCAAGGCGCGCGAAGCCATCATGGACAGCAGCCTGCTGGACATGGAGACCGTGCGTCCCATCGTGCAGACCGATGGTTCGGACTCGATGAGCCTCGACAACATGCTCGAAGGCCTGATGATGGGCGGCATCGACGTGTTCCGCGCCTTCCGCATGCTGGTGCCGCCGGCATGGCAGAACGTGGACAGCAACGACCGCGACCTGCGCGCCTTCTACGAATACAACTCGATGCACATGGAGCCGTGGGACGGCCCGGCCGGCCTCGTGTGGACCAACGGCCGCTACGCCGGCTGCGCGCTCGACCGCAACGGCCTGCGCCCGGCGCGCTACGTGATCACGCGCGACCGTCATCTGACCATTGCCTCCGAAGTGGGCACCTGGCCGTACAAGCCCGAGGACGTGGTGCAGAAGGGCCGGGTCAAGCCCGGCCAGATCGTCGCCGTCGACCTTGCCACCGGCGAGTTTCTCGACACCGAGACGATCGACAGCCGCCTCAAGGCCGCCAAGCCCTACCGCGAGTGGGTGAAGAAGCACGCCCAGCATCTGGAGATCGCCGAGGACAAGGGCATCCTGCCGGCCATGGACAAGGTCGAGCGTCTCACCTACCAGAAGCAGTTCCAGCTCACCTTCGAAGAGCGCGACCAGGTGATCCGCGTGCTGGCCGAGGCCGGCCAGGAAGCCGTCGGCTCGATGGGCGACGACACGCCGATGGCGGTGCTGTCGGAAAAGGTGCGCTCGCCGTTCGACTACCTGCGCCAGCAGTTCGCACAGGTGACCAACCCGCCGATCGACCCGATCCGCGAAGCGATCGTGATGTCGCTGAACACCTGTTTCGGCCCCGAGCGCAACCTGTTCAACGAGAGCGAGGTCAATGCACGCCGTCTGGAAGTGCGCTCGCCGGTACTCTCGTCCGACAAGTTCGACGCGTTGACCGGCATGAGCGACCCGGACTACAAGTCGGCCCGCTTCGACATCTTCTACGATCCGGCACAGACCGACCTCAAGACCGCGGTCGAGGCGCTGCGCGCCGCCGTGCTCAGGTCGGTGCGTGAGGACGGCACGGTCATCGTGGTGCTGTCCGACAAGGCCATCGCCCGCGATCGCCTGCCGATCCACGCGCTGTTCGCTGTCGGTGCCGTGCACCACGCACTCGTCGATGCCGGCCTGCGCTGCAAGACCAACATCATCGTCGAGACCGGTACTGCGCGCGATCCGCACCACTTCGCCTGCCTGATCGGCTACGGCGCGACCGCAGTGTTCCCGTACCTTGCGTATCAGACCATCATGGAGCTGATCGAGCTTGGGCAGGTGGAGCTGCCGCTGGAGAAGGCGGCCAACAACTTCCGCAAGGGCATCAACAAGGGTCTGATGAAGATCCTTTCCAAGATGGGGATCTCCACCATCGCCTCGTACCGCGGCGCCCAGCTGTTCGAGGCGGTCGGCGTCGGCGAGGAAGTGATCGGACTGTGCCTGGACGGCACGGTCTCGCGCATCGGCGGGGCCACCTTCGCCGATTTCGAGGAAGACCAGAAGAAGCTGACGCGCCTGGCATTCAACCCGATGCGTCCGCTGCAGCAGGGCGGCCTGCTCAAGTACGTGTTCGGCGAGGAATACCACGCCTACAACCCGGACGTGGTGATGCAGCTGCAAAAGGCGGTGCAGGGCGGCGACTACAAGGAATACCTGAAGTATGCCGATCTGGTGAACAATCGCCCGGTGGCCATGCTGCGCGACCTGATGCAGCTCAGGATCGACCCGGCCAAGGCCATTGCCATCGACGAGGTCGAGCCGCTCGAATCCATCGTCAAGCGTTTCGATTCGGCCGGCATGTCGCTGGGCGCGCTCAGCCCCGAGGCGCACGAGGCGCTGGCCGAGGGCATGAACCGGCTGGGCGGCCGCTCGAACTCGGGCGAGGGCGGCGAGGATGCCGCGCGCTACGGCACGGTCAAGATGTCCAAGATCAAACAGGTGGCGTCGGGTCGTTTCGGCGTCACGCCGCACTACCTCGTCAACGCCGAGGTGCTGCAGATCAAGGTGGCGCAGGGCGCCAAGCCGGGTGAAGGCGGCCAGCTGCCGGGCGACAAGGTCAGCCCGCTGATCGCCAAGCTGCGCTGCTCCAAGCCGGGCATCAGCCTGATCTCGCCGCCGCCGCACCATGACATCTACTCGATCGAGGATCTGGCACAGCTGATCTTCGACCTGAAGCAGGTCAACCCCCAGGCACTGGTCTCCGTGAAGCTGGTCGCCGAGCCGGGCGTGGGCACCATCGCCGCCGGCGTGGCCAAGGCCTACGCCGACCTGATCACCATCTCGGGCTACGACGGTGGCACCGGCGCATCGCCGCTCACCTCGGTGAAATACGCCGGCACCCCGTTCGAACTTGGCCTGACCGAGGCGCAGCAGGTGCTGCGCGCCAACGGCCTGCGCGGTCGCGTGCGGGTGCAGGCCGACGGCGGCCTCAAGACCGGCCTGGACGTGATCAAGGCTGCGGCCATGGGCGCCGAGAGCTTCGGCTTCGGCACCGGGCCGATGGTGGCACTGGGCTGCAAGTACCTGCGGATCTGCCACCTGAACAACTGTGCCACCGGCGTGGCGACGCAGGAGATCAAGCTGCGCTCGAAGTACTTCACCGGCCTGCCGGACATGGTGGTCAACTACTTCACCTTCATCGCGCAGGAGACGCGCGAGCTGATGGCCAAGCTGGGCATCCGCACCTTCGAGGAACTGATCGGCCGCACCGACCTGCTGGTGCTCGCCGACGGCGCCACCGAGCGCCAGCGCAGGCTGCGCCTCGATGTGCTGCTTTCGCAGGGTGACATCCCGGAAAGCGAGCCGCGCTTCTGTGTCGAGGATTCCAATCCCTCGTTCGACAAGGGCGAACTGGCCGAACAGATGGTCAAGGACGCGCTGGCCGGCATCAAGGCCAGGACGCCGCAGCGGTTCGAATACCGGATCCGCAACATCAACCGCTCGATCGGCGCGCGCCTGTCGGGCGAGATCGCCAAGGCGCACGGGGCCGCAGGGCTGCCGGCCGACTGCCTGCATATCAAGCTTGCCGGTTCCGCCGGCCAGTCGTTCGGCGTGTGGAACGCCCAGGGCCTGACGCTCGAACTCGAAGGCGACGCCAACGACTATGTCGGCAAGGGCATGGCCGGCGGCCGCGTGGTGATCTATCCGCCCAAGGACAGTACGTTCAAGTCCGATGACGGTGTGATCGTCGGCAACACCTGCCTTTACGGCGCCACCGGCGGCGAGCTGTATGCCGCGGGCCGCGGCGGCGAGCGCTTCGCGGTGCGCAACTCGGGCGCCACGGCCATCGTCGAGGGCGTGGGTGACCATGGCTGCGAATACATGACCGGCGGCGCAGTGATCGTGTTGGGCGAGACCGGCTACAACTTCGGTGCCGGCATGACCGGGGGCTTTGCGCTGGTCCACGACCCGAAGGAGAAGTTCGCCTACCGCATCAACAACGAGCTGATCGACATCAACCTGATCAATGGCGAAGCCTATGGCGCGGTGCGCGCGTTCCTGCGCGACAAGCTCAAGCTGCATGTCGAGCTGACGGGCTCCTCGAAGGCGGCCGAGCTCCTTGCCAACTTCGACGAGGCGGTCGATTACTTCTGGCTGGTCAAGCCCAAGGCGGCCAAGCTCGATGATCTGCTGAAAGATTGA
- a CDS encoding copper chaperone PCu(A)C produces MKQMLMGAVLALSAATAVAHEFVAERLLIEHPWARASAPGAKVGGVFMVFNNSEGEADALLAVKTPVAEQAELHSMRMEQGVMKMRQVPRIEIPAKGKQALAPGGLHVMLQGLKQPLKEGSQFPLTLTFERAGTVQVQVKVEALGAAQPKGHP; encoded by the coding sequence ATGAAGCAGATGCTGATGGGCGCCGTACTGGCGCTGAGTGCGGCCACCGCGGTGGCTCACGAATTCGTGGCGGAACGCCTGTTGATCGAACACCCATGGGCCAGGGCGAGCGCGCCGGGCGCCAAGGTGGGCGGCGTGTTCATGGTGTTCAACAACAGCGAGGGCGAGGCCGATGCGTTGCTGGCGGTCAAGACCCCGGTGGCCGAGCAGGCCGAGCTGCATTCGATGCGGATGGAGCAAGGTGTGATGAAAATGCGGCAGGTGCCCCGGATCGAAATCCCGGCCAAAGGCAAGCAGGCCCTCGCGCCTGGCGGGCTGCATGTGATGCTGCAGGGGCTGAAGCAGCCGCTCAAGGAAGGATCGCAGTTTCCGCTGACGCTGACCTTCGAGCGTGCCGGCACCGTGCAGGTCCAGGTCAAGGTGGAAGCCCTGGGGGCGGCCCAGCCCAAGGGTCACCCGTAA
- the hemF gene encoding oxygen-dependent coproporphyrinogen oxidase: protein MDIASVKDYLLTLQQNIVATLENLDGGAFIHDAWQRPQGGGGISRVIEDSALLERGGVLFSHVMGTAMPASATAHRPELAGRAWEAMGVSLVLHPRNPYVPTVHLNVRCFRAYHADGTGEDVFWFGGGMDLTPCYGFEEDARHFHATCKAALDPLGTHYYPEFKGWCDRYFFLKHRNEARGIGGIFFDDFADGGFDGGFAMMRAVGDAFLPAYVPIVEARRELAYGERERDWQGYRRGRYVEFNLVWDRGTLFGLQSGGRTESILCSMPPLAKWRYDWQPPEGSAEARLLSDFLPARDWLG, encoded by the coding sequence ATGGATATCGCTTCAGTCAAGGACTACCTGCTCACGCTGCAACAGAACATCGTCGCCACCCTGGAAAACCTGGACGGCGGCGCTTTCATCCACGATGCATGGCAGCGCCCGCAGGGCGGCGGCGGCATCAGCCGCGTGATCGAGGATTCGGCGCTGCTGGAGCGGGGCGGTGTGCTGTTCTCGCATGTGATGGGTACCGCCATGCCAGCCTCGGCCACCGCGCACCGCCCCGAACTCGCCGGCCGCGCCTGGGAAGCGATGGGGGTATCGCTGGTGCTGCATCCGCGCAACCCGTATGTGCCGACGGTGCACCTGAACGTGCGCTGCTTTCGCGCCTACCACGCCGATGGCACGGGCGAGGACGTGTTCTGGTTCGGCGGCGGGATGGATCTGACGCCCTGCTACGGCTTCGAGGAGGACGCGCGCCACTTCCACGCCACCTGCAAGGCCGCGCTCGATCCGCTGGGAACGCACTACTACCCCGAATTCAAAGGCTGGTGCGACCGCTATTTCTTCCTGAAGCACCGCAACGAGGCGCGCGGCATCGGCGGCATCTTCTTCGACGATTTCGCCGACGGCGGCTTCGACGGCGGCTTTGCCATGATGCGTGCGGTGGGCGATGCCTTCCTGCCGGCGTATGTGCCGATCGTTGAGGCGCGGCGCGAGCTTGCCTATGGCGAGCGCGAGCGCGATTGGCAGGGCTACCGGCGCGGCCGCTACGTGGAATTCAACCTGGTGTGGGACCGCGGCACGCTGTTCGGCCTGCAATCGGGCGGGCGTACCGAATCCATCCTGTGCTCGATGCCGCCGCTGGCCAAGTGGCGCTATGACTGGCAACCACCCGAAGGCAGCGCCGAGGCGCGACTGCTCAGCGATTTCCTGCCGGCGCGCGACTGGCTGGGTTGA